TTCAATTCAACCTCTTTGACATTTTTGCTTCGCGTTTCGCGTTGCGTTCACGTCTCTGAGGCGCGCCATTCTACAAGAAACAATTACCCTGTCAACACCCTAAATTGCTTTTACTACAATGATTTGCGATTTTTTTTCGAAGTGTCTGTCCAGCCTCGAAAAACACCCCATTGCTGCATAAAAGAAAGGGCTCCCTCAAGGAGCCCTTCCTGTGCCACAACGCCGGAATCAGGCGAAGACGATTTCGTCGTTTTGCAGGCTGGCGGTAATGTTCGCCCCCGGCACGAAGCGCCCGGAGAGAATCAGTTGCGCCAGCGGGTTCTCGATCCAGCGCTGGATCGCCCGCTTCAACGGCCGGGCGCCATACACCGGGTCGTAGCCCACCGCGATCAGCTTGTCCAACGCCTCGGGGCTGAGGGTCAGGGTCAGCTCGCGCTCGGCCAGGCGGCTGAGCAGGCGGCTGAGCTGGATCTGCGTGATACCGGCGATCTGCTCACGGCCCAGCGGTTCGAAAATCACCACCTCGTCGATACGGTTGATGAACTCGGGACGGAAATGCGTACCCACTGCGTCCATCACCGCCGCGCGCTGCGCTTCGCGGTCACCGGACAACTCCTGAATCTGCGCCGAGCCCAGGTTGGAGGTCATGACGATCACCGTATTGCGGAAATCCACGGTCCGCCCATGACTGTCGGTCAGACGGCCATCCTCAAGCACTTGCAGCAGGATGTTGAACACATCGGTGTGGGCCTTTTCCACTTCGTCGAGCAGGATCACCGAGTAAGGCTTGCGTCGCACCGCCTCGGTCAGATAACCGCCCTCCTCGTAGCCCACGTAGCCCGGTGGTGCACCAATCAGCCGTGCCACGGAGTGCTTCTCCATGAACTCGGACATGTCGATGCGCACCATGGCCTCTTCGGTGTCGAAGAGGAACTCCGCCAGCGCCTTGCACAGCTCGGTCTTGCCCACCCCGGTCGGGCCGAGGAACATGAACGAGCCACTCGGCCGGTTGGGGTCGGCCAGACCGGCACGCGAACGCCTTACAGCGTTGGCCACCGCCACCACGGCCTCTTCCTGGCCAATCACCCGCTCATGCAGCAGGCTTTCCATCTTCAGCAGCTTGTCGCGCTCGCCTTCGAGCATCTTCGACACCGGGATACCGGTCCACTTGGAAACCACCTCGGCAATTTCTTCTTCGGTCACCCGGCTGCGCAGCAGCTGGTTCTCCGGCTTGCCGTGCTGGTCGACCATCTGCAGGCTGCGCTCCAGGTCCGGGATGATCCCGTACTGCAGCTCGGCCATGCGGTTCAGGTCGCCGCGGCGCCGGGCGGCTTCGAGTTCCTGACGCGACTGTTCGATCTGCTGCTGGATCTGTGCCGAGCCGGTGACTTCGGCCTTTTCCGAGGTCCATACCTCTTCGAGGTCGGAGTACTCACGCTCCAGCCGGTCAATCTCGACCTGAAGCTTTTCCAGGCGCTTGAGGGTCGCCTCGTCGGTTTCCTTCTTCAGCGCCTGCGCCTCGACCTTCAGCTGGATCAGGCGGCGCTCCAGGCGGTCCAGCACTTCAGGCTTGGAGTCGATCTCCATGCGAATGCGGCTGGCTGCTTCATCTATGAGGTCGATGGCCTTGTCCGGCAACTGCCGGTCGGTGATGTAGCGATGGCTCAGGCGCGCGGCGGCGATGATCGCACCGTCGGTGATCGCCACCTTGTGGTGGACTTCGTAGCGCTCTTTCAGGCCACGCAGAATGGCGATGGTGTCTTCTTCGCTCGGCTCGTCGACCAGCACTTTCTGGAAACGCCGCTCAAGGGCCGCGTCCTTCTCGATGAACTGCCGGTATTCGTTGAGGGTGGTGGCGCCCACGCAATGCAGCTCGCCCCGCGCCAGGGCCGGCTTGAGCATGTTGCCGGCATCCATGGCGCCCTCGCCCTTGCCCGCGCCGACCATGGTGTGCAGCTCATCGATGAACAGGATGATCTGCCCTTCCTGCTTGGCCAGCTCGTTGAGCAGCGACTTGAGGCGCTCTTCGAACTCGCCACGGAACTTGGCACCGGCGATCAGCGCGCCCATGTCCAGCGACAACAGGCGCTTGCTCTTCAGGCCGTCGGGCACTTCACCGTTGATGATGCGCTGGGCCAGCCCCTCGGCGATGGCAGTTTTGCCCACACCGGGCTCGCCGATCAGTACCGGGTTGTTCTTGGTGCGGCGTTGCAGCACCTGGATGGTGCGGCGAATCTCGTCGTCACGGCCGATCACCGGGTCGAGCTTGCCTTCTTCGGCACGCTTGGTCAGATCGATGGTGTACTTGTCCAGGGCCTGGCGGGATTCCTCGACGTTGGGGTCGTTGACCGCATTGCCGCCGCGCAGGTTGTTGACCGCATTCTCCAGGGCCTTCTTGCTCACACCCTGGCCGAGCAGCAACTTGCCGATCTTGGTGTTTTCATCGAGCGCCGCGAGCAGCACCAGCTCGCTGGAAATGAACTGGTCGCCCTTCTGCTGGGCCAGGCGATCAGCCTGGTTGAGCAGGCGCGCCATGTCCTGCGACAGGTTCACGTCGCCGGTAGGGTTCTGGATCTTCGGCAAGGCGTCGAGTTCTTTACCCAGTTCCTTGCGCAGGCTATTGATGTCGAAGCCGACCTGCATCAGCAGGGGCTTGATGGAACCGCCCTGCTGTTCGAGCAGGGCCTGGAACAGATGCACAGGTTCGATGGCCGGATGATCGAAACCCACGGCCAACGACTGGGCATCGGATAAAGCGAGCTGGAGCTTGCTGGTCAATCTGTCGATACGCATTAGTCACCTTCCTCTTGCGTCAGAGCAGGCCGGAGTAATGAACACACCTGTAAAGAAAACCTGCCGGGTTACCGCTTAGATGCGGACGATTCTGCAGGATTCAAGTGAATGCGGATTGACAGATGTCAGGCGTTGGCCAGCCAGACCAGCGAGGCGAAACGGCCGGTACGGGCGCTGCGCCGGTAGGAGAAGAAACGCGTGTCGGTGTAGGTGTCCAGACCGCCGCCATACACGGCGTCGATGCCGTGTGCGGCCAGGCGCAGGCGCGCCAAGGCATAGATGTCGGCCATGAAGCGCCCGGCGTTGATACTGGGAATGAAGGCCGCAGCGGTTTGCGGGTGGCTGGACACGAAGGCCTCACGCACCTCGCCGCCCACTTCGAAGGACGGCTGGCCGATGGCCGGGCCCAGCCACACCAGAATTTCACCGGGGGCGACCGCCAGGCTGTCGGCGGTGGCCTCCAGCACACCCGCGGCCAGACCGCGCCAGCCGGCATGGGCAGCGGCGACCCGCGTACCGGCACGGTCGCAGAACAGCGCGGGCAGGCAGTCGGCGGTCATGATGGTGCAGGCCACGCCGGACATGGCGGTCCAGCTGGCATCGGCTTCATCGACCCGCGCCGGGTCGGCCTGCACCACGTTGACGCCATGCACCTGGCTCAGCCAGGCCGGCTGCACCTGCAAGGTGTCGGTCAACTGCCGACGATTGCTCGCCACGGCCTGGGCGTCGTCCTGTACATGTGCGCCCAGGTTGAAACTGTCGAACGGCGCCTGGCTGGCCCCACCGGCACGCGTGGTCACGCAGGCACGCACGTTGGCCGGAGCAGGCCAGTCCGGGATCAGCCAGTCGTGTTTCACCCGACGAACGCCTCGCGGTCCTGCTTGAGCAGCGACAGCAGCCAGACGAAATCTTCCGGCAGCGGCGACTCCCAGCGCATGCGCTGGCCGGTGGCCGGGTGGTCCAGCTCCAGGAAGCGGGCATGCAGGGCCTGGCGCGGGAAGGTCTTGAGCGACTCCACCAAGGTCGGGCTGGCAGCCGGCGGAATGCGGAAGCGCCCGCCATAGACCGGGTCACCGATCAGCGGGAAGCCGACATGGGCCATGTGGACGCGGATCTGGTGGGTACGGCCGGTTTCCAGCTTGACCCGCACATGGGTGTGGGAGCGGAAGCGCTCCAGCACGCGGTAGTGACTCACCGCCGGCTTGCCGCCTTCCATCACCGCCATGCGCTGGCGCTGCTGGCCATGACGGCCGATGGGTGCGTCGATCTTGCCGCCGGCGGTGACCACACCGAGTACCACGCATTCATAGATGCGGCTGACGGTACGGCTTTGCAGCTGGTTGACCAGCTGGGTCTGCGCCTGCAGGGTCTTGGCCACCACCATGAGGCCGGTGGTGTCCTTGTCCAGGCGGTGGACGATGCCGGCACGCGGCACATTGACGATGTCCGGCACGTGGTGCAGCAAGGCGTTGAGCAGGGTGCCATCGGCGTGGCCGGCAGCCGGGTGCACCACCAGGCCGGCCGGCTTGTTGATGACCAGGATCTGCTCGTCTTCGTAGACAATGTCCAGCTCGATGTCCTGGGCGACCCACTCACCCTGGGCCTCCTGCTCGGCGGTCAGGTGCAGTACGGAGCCGCCATGGACGGTGTCGCGCGGGCGCAGCACCTGGCCGTCGACGGTCAGGCGACCGTCCTTGATCCAGGTGACAAGACGCGAACGCGAGTATTCGGCGAACAGTTGGGCGGCGACCTGATCGAGGCGTTGACCGCCGGATTCGGACGGCACCTCGGCGCTGAGTTCTATATTTTCGGACATGACCAGACTGGGAGGCGGCTAGCCTTTGGTTTCGGCTGCGCGCTTGTGGTTAAATACGGCGTCATT
The Pseudomonas sp. DTU_2021_1001937_2_SI_NGA_ILE_001 DNA segment above includes these coding regions:
- the pgeF gene encoding peptidoglycan editing factor PgeF, which gives rise to MKHDWLIPDWPAPANVRACVTTRAGGASQAPFDSFNLGAHVQDDAQAVASNRRQLTDTLQVQPAWLSQVHGVNVVQADPARVDEADASWTAMSGVACTIMTADCLPALFCDRAGTRVAAAHAGWRGLAAGVLEATADSLAVAPGEILVWLGPAIGQPSFEVGGEVREAFVSSHPQTAAAFIPSINAGRFMADIYALARLRLAAHGIDAVYGGGLDTYTDTRFFSYRRSARTGRFASLVWLANA
- the rluD gene encoding 23S rRNA pseudouridine(1911/1915/1917) synthase RluD, giving the protein MSENIELSAEVPSESGGQRLDQVAAQLFAEYSRSRLVTWIKDGRLTVDGQVLRPRDTVHGGSVLHLTAEQEAQGEWVAQDIELDIVYEDEQILVINKPAGLVVHPAAGHADGTLLNALLHHVPDIVNVPRAGIVHRLDKDTTGLMVVAKTLQAQTQLVNQLQSRTVSRIYECVVLGVVTAGGKIDAPIGRHGQQRQRMAVMEGGKPAVSHYRVLERFRSHTHVRVKLETGRTHQIRVHMAHVGFPLIGDPVYGGRFRIPPAASPTLVESLKTFPRQALHARFLELDHPATGQRMRWESPLPEDFVWLLSLLKQDREAFVG
- the clpB gene encoding ATP-dependent chaperone ClpB yields the protein MRIDRLTSKLQLALSDAQSLAVGFDHPAIEPVHLFQALLEQQGGSIKPLLMQVGFDINSLRKELGKELDALPKIQNPTGDVNLSQDMARLLNQADRLAQQKGDQFISSELVLLAALDENTKIGKLLLGQGVSKKALENAVNNLRGGNAVNDPNVEESRQALDKYTIDLTKRAEEGKLDPVIGRDDEIRRTIQVLQRRTKNNPVLIGEPGVGKTAIAEGLAQRIINGEVPDGLKSKRLLSLDMGALIAGAKFRGEFEERLKSLLNELAKQEGQIILFIDELHTMVGAGKGEGAMDAGNMLKPALARGELHCVGATTLNEYRQFIEKDAALERRFQKVLVDEPSEEDTIAILRGLKERYEVHHKVAITDGAIIAAARLSHRYITDRQLPDKAIDLIDEAASRIRMEIDSKPEVLDRLERRLIQLKVEAQALKKETDEATLKRLEKLQVEIDRLEREYSDLEEVWTSEKAEVTGSAQIQQQIEQSRQELEAARRRGDLNRMAELQYGIIPDLERSLQMVDQHGKPENQLLRSRVTEEEIAEVVSKWTGIPVSKMLEGERDKLLKMESLLHERVIGQEEAVVAVANAVRRSRAGLADPNRPSGSFMFLGPTGVGKTELCKALAEFLFDTEEAMVRIDMSEFMEKHSVARLIGAPPGYVGYEEGGYLTEAVRRKPYSVILLDEVEKAHTDVFNILLQVLEDGRLTDSHGRTVDFRNTVIVMTSNLGSAQIQELSGDREAQRAAVMDAVGTHFRPEFINRIDEVVIFEPLGREQIAGITQIQLSRLLSRLAERELTLTLSPEALDKLIAVGYDPVYGARPLKRAIQRWIENPLAQLILSGRFVPGANITASLQNDEIVFA